One Natronomonas gomsonensis genomic window, TGGCATCTTCCAGTAGCCGGATACACACCATGGTGCCTTTATTGCGATCTCGCCAGGCGAATCACCATCCCAAGGGAGTTCGTCACCAGTTTCGATATCGAGAACCTTCAGGTCTACTCCGAGTGCTGGATAGCCTGCCACTTCAGAGACGTAATCGAACAATTCGGCGTCATCCATTTTGAATTCTCTGTCGCGAAAGTCACCCTGCTTGTTGTACACGAAGTGGGGGCCGCCTGCAGATTCAGAGTAGCCATATGCTTGTGAGGTGTCTGCACCGAGGTCTTCCAAGTCCTTGAGAAGATCACGCGGCGGCGTCTGACCGGCGAATGTGACCCGTAATCCGTCGAGCGAGAAGTCGGGGTCCTCCTCTCGGCGCTCCTTGGCCATCTCGGCAGCCCGGCGGAACAGAGTTGCGACACCAGCTGAGACGGTCACGCCCTCTTCGAACAGGAGGTCAAGGAGGTTGTCAGGGTAGTTTGGCCCTGGCATGACGAGTTCAGCACCGGCAGCCGGGACGAATCCCCACATGTCCCAGCCCCAGTGAAACAAAGGCGGGACCATGAGTGCGGTATCCTGCGGGTCAACCTGTCCGCCAGCGACGAATCCTTGGTTATGCAACCAGAGCGCGCGATGACTGTGGGTGATAGCCTTCGGCTTGCCCGTAGTACCCGACGTGAATCCGAGAATTGCGGCGGTATCTTCGTGCACTGTCGGCCAGTCGAACTCAGTGTCGTAGCCCTCAATGAGTTCCTCGTAGGTCGTTACCGGTTCGATATCGGCCTCGTCTTTACCCCCAACGGGACGGGTGACGACGTATTCGAGTGCTTCGGTGTCAGGGGCATTCGACTGGAGCGTGTCAAGCATCTCCCCGTCGACAAACATGTACTCGAGTGAGGCGTGCGTGCTGACGTGATCAATGCAGAACTCTTGGTGGTCCGGAGGTAGTTCGACATTGACAATGAACGGTGTGGCGCCAATGCCTCCCGCCGCGAACAGCAATTCAACGTTGCGGTAGGTCGAGTACCCGTAGATACCGATGGCGTCGCCCGCCTCGACACCGAGATTCTCCAGCGCCGCGGCCGCCTGCTGGACGCGCTCGTACATCTCCGCATACGTGTACCGGTGTCGCCCGTCTTGCATGTCCGTGACGACCGTCTGATCGCCATGTGCACGTGCCGCGTGCTCAATGAGCTGTCGAGTATTCAGTTGGACGTCGGCCGTGGTGCTCTCAATGCCGCGTCTAATCTCAGTCATTCGTTCTCCCGAGTATGTTCCAGCCTTCGCCTCAAATAGTTATCGTCGCTAGGGAGGGGGACGACACGATGGCTCACCCCTCGTCCGTCAGCCCGCGGAAGAACGCTGGGACCTCCTGTGAGGCGACAGCGGTACCGGGGACGGGAAGGTCGACCGACTCAGCAAGATCAAGCGCGAGCAAGAGATCCTTCTGACAGATGTGGGCGACCCCATCCCAACCACCCGGCTGGACGTCATCCCATCCGTCCGTGAGCCATTCCCAGTTCTCCAGTACGAAACTGTCGGCCGAACTCTCAGCCATCACCGCCAGAAGGTCCTTTTGATCGAGCCCCCACTCCGTACCAAGGGCGACCCCCTCGGCAGTCGTCATCATGTTGGAGATCCCCACGAGATTGTTCGCGATTTTTGCCACCTCGCCGCTACCGACGTCGCCCATCGCGTGCACATTTGCCCCCATCGAATCGAGATATGGACGAACATAATCGAGTGCCTGCTCGTCACCGCCAACCATAAACGCGAGGTCAGCCGACTCAGCACGGGTACGCGTACCACTGACCGGGGCGTCGAGGACGGTCACGTTCCCGGGCGCCGTCTCTGCCAGTTGTTCGGGCGTCTCGGGGTGAATGGTGCTGTGTATCAATACAAGCGTCTCATCGCCACAGTGATCGAAGACACCATCGGGCCCGGCGACGACGTTCTTGACTTGATCGTCGTCCTGAACGATGACCGAGACGATGGCGCATTCGGTTGCCAGAGCGGCAAGGCTGTCTGTACGGTCACCGCCCGCCTCAACGAATGCCGCCAGTATCTCTTCACGGAGGTCGAATCCGGTGACGTCAAATCCCGCCTTGATCGCATTTTTTGCCATGGGCATCCCCATAGTCCCGAGGCCGACGAAGCCGATACTGGTCTCCGATACGGGTCTCTCCAACATACACGTGCAGTGTCTCACGCCAGTAATAAGTAGTGTTCGGAGACGTGATTAATAATCAATACTATCGAGCACAGTATTGACAGCGATGCTGGACTAGGCCGCCAACACGGCTTCGGATCGAGCGAACGTTTAACCCGATTTCGTCAGTAGACCACTGACAGGATGGAGTTCGACCTCAATCCCGAAACGGATGCTCAGAGGGGAGATTCGGCAGTTCGTCGTCAAGAAGTTCCGCCCGCTCCTCGATGATGTGCAGACAGCCAATTCGGCCTGCCCGAAGTATCCATCAGCATTCTACCAGCAGGTGGTGGCACTCGGCAACTCGCTGCCATCGCCGGTGCTGGCGTTGCCAAAGAACTCATTCTGACGGCTCGCATTTTCGATCCCGCCGAGGCTGACGAATGGGGACATCGTGAACCACGTCCATTCGCGCACGACATTTGATGACGCCGTGGAATCAATGGCCGCGGATATGGTTGAGAACGCCGCTTGCGTTCCGTCTAACGAAATGCACATTCGCCCCCATAGAAGAGAGCATTAACCGCGGAGAGTACCTCAAGGGGGCTCGACTTCGAGCAAACCTCGGCCCAATCCCCTGCGGCCGCTACCAACCCACGCCATTAGTTCCGTATTCTCGAATCTATTTGTCTTCATCTAATGCCTCAAGTAGGAGCTATCAGACGATTCTAGGGAAGTTTACTCCTATAATGTGGAATACTATGTCCTCTATTGCCGTTCGATTATGTGGAACAATATCATGTAACGGACGGCCTCATTGCCTCAACATGACTTTCGATGGTACCGTAGAGGTTCCGGCCGTTTTCTGGAAGGTATTAGAGTCTGGTTGGACCGCCGACCAATGCGATCGGCGAGAGTACCCGCTATCTGTCCACTCTTTATCTAATTTTCAA contains:
- a CDS encoding AMP-binding protein produces the protein MTEIRRGIESTTADVQLNTRQLIEHAARAHGDQTVVTDMQDGRHRYTYAEMYERVQQAAAALENLGVEAGDAIGIYGYSTYRNVELLFAAGGIGATPFIVNVELPPDHQEFCIDHVSTHASLEYMFVDGEMLDTLQSNAPDTEALEYVVTRPVGGKDEADIEPVTTYEELIEGYDTEFDWPTVHEDTAAILGFTSGTTGKPKAITHSHRALWLHNQGFVAGGQVDPQDTALMVPPLFHWGWDMWGFVPAAGAELVMPGPNYPDNLLDLLFEEGVTVSAGVATLFRRAAEMAKERREEDPDFSLDGLRVTFAGQTPPRDLLKDLEDLGADTSQAYGYSESAGGPHFVYNKQGDFRDREFKMDDAELFDYVSEVAGYPALGVDLKVLDIETGDELPWDGDSPGEIAIKAPWCVSGYWKMPERTAENRYGEYLKMGDFVSIDEHANVTVLDRVKDAVKSGGEWIPSPTVEEYINEHKQVSESCVIAADHPEWGERPVVVIEPVEGISAEALDLDLDEHLAPYIEAGKIEKWWVPDEIIVDEIPITGTGKFNKKTLRDQYRDVLK
- a CDS encoding NAD(P)-dependent oxidoreductase is translated as MLERPVSETSIGFVGLGTMGMPMAKNAIKAGFDVTGFDLREEILAAFVEAGGDRTDSLAALATECAIVSVIVQDDDQVKNVVAGPDGVFDHCGDETLVLIHSTIHPETPEQLAETAPGNVTVLDAPVSGTRTRAESADLAFMVGGDEQALDYVRPYLDSMGANVHAMGDVGSGEVAKIANNLVGISNMMTTAEGVALGTEWGLDQKDLLAVMAESSADSFVLENWEWLTDGWDDVQPGGWDGVAHICQKDLLLALDLAESVDLPVPGTAVASQEVPAFFRGLTDEG